A single Entelurus aequoreus isolate RoL-2023_Sb linkage group LG11, RoL_Eaeq_v1.1, whole genome shotgun sequence DNA region contains:
- the si:ch211-79k12.2 gene encoding zinc finger protein 77 isoform X2, with product MDKGKSSDIPDHSSWMDVHPFISSSTKEQLDVWSMLGVEALAQQPVQDRTEAAQRKYVRHVCTCPGCPLSLKATQGVTCASKDSVSPMTSPDGSSEASSTSASDSPPSRPSSLGHISSIFPCLCYRHNQLLNRDAASSRTHHHFHHHHCPIGACLPRPQSGPPHSQQLAAAPFSCLASLQRQLQEERGRPLASVTAHPCMHCTASFSRPSQLLQHQLAEHANKPCGFLCLQCGRTFNSHSNLRIHLNVHTGARPYSCAECGKGFSQSGALKIHRRIHTGERPYTCGFCGRAFPHLAGFRAHQRTHTGEKPYRCSQCGKCFTQSGALKIHTRIHTGEKPFVCTICGKAFSNRSGIRFHNTTVHGLPPEQSGPEGARGRPPASLHAPATPDGNALSGFTLLVASKPQSDGENPDRNREGLVYACEDCGLRFKDAPSRNRHQSQVHYFAEEGVAKEGSINEGITRDNGEEIRVTIV from the exons ATGGACAAGGGCAAGAGCAGCGACATT CCTGATCACAGCTCCTGGATGGACGTGCATCCTTTCATCTCCTCCAGCACCAAGGAGCAGCTGGACGTGTGGAGCATGTTAGGAGTGGAAGCGCTCGCTCAGCAGCCCGTGCAGGACAGGACGGAAGCCGCACAGAGGAAAT ATGTGCGCCACGTCTGCACCTGCCCGGGCTGCCCTCTCTCTTTAAAGGCCACACAAGGAGTCACGTGCGCCTCCAAAGACAGCGTCAGTCCGATGACGTCACCGGATGGCTCCAGCGAAGCGAGCAGCACGAGCGCGTCAGACTCTCCCCCGTCCAGGCCGTCCTCCTTGGGCCACATCTCCTCCATCTTCCCCTGCCTGTGTTACCGCCACAACCAGCTGCTGAACAGAGACGCCGCCTCGTCTCGCACTCATCATCACTTCCACCACCACCACTGTCCCATCGGCGCCTGTCTGCCCCGCCCCCAGTCGGGACCGCCACATTCCCAGCAGCTCGCCGCCGCTCCCTTCTCCTGCCTGGCGTCTTTGCAACGGCAGCTTCAGGAGGAGCGAGGCCGACCCCTGGCGAGCGTCACGGCGCATCCCTGCATGCATTGCACCGCGTCCTTCTCCAGGCCCTCCCAGTTGCTCCAGCACCAGCTCGCCGAGCACGCCAACAAGCCCTGCGGGTTTCTGTGCCTGCAGTGCGGGAGGACCTTCAACTCGCACAGCAACCTGCGCATCCACCTTAACGTGCACACCGGCGCTCGGCCCTACAGCTGCGCCGAATGCGGCAAAGGGTTCAGCCAGTCGGGCGCGCTCAAGATCCACAGGCGCATTCACACGGGGGAGAGACCTTACACCTGCGGCTTCTGCGGCAGGGCCTTCCCACACTTGGCCGGGTTCCGAGCCCACCAGCGGACTCACACGGGGGAGAAACCTTACCGCTGTAGTCAGTGTGGTAAGTGTTTCACCCAATCAGGAGCGCTGAAGATTCACACTCGCATCCACACAGGAGAGAAACCCTTTGTCTGTACCATCTGTGGAAAAGCCTTCTCCAATCGCTCTGGCATCCGCTTCCACAACACCACAGTCCACGGTCTCCCTCCGGAACAGTCGGGACCGGAAGGGGCGAGAGGACGCCCACCTGCGAGTCTGCACGCACCCGCCACACCCGACGGCAACGCTCTGTCCGGCTTCACCCTGCTCGTCGCCAGCAAGCCGCAGTCCGACGGCGAGAACCCGGACAGGAACCGAGAGGGGCTGGTGTACGCCTGCGAGGACTGTGGGCTGCGTTTTAAGGACGCTCCCTCCAGGAACCGACACCAGAGTCAGGTCCACTACTTCGCTGAGGAGGGCGTGGCGAAAGAAGGAAGCATAAATGAGGGAATCACACGCGACAATGGAGAAGAAATCCGAGTCACTATTGTTTAA
- the si:ch211-79k12.2 gene encoding zinc finger protein 77 isoform X1 codes for MDKGKSSDIPDHSSWMDVHPFISSSTKEQLDVWSMLGVEALAQQPVQDRTEAAQRKCKARDDVRHVCTCPGCPLSLKATQGVTCASKDSVSPMTSPDGSSEASSTSASDSPPSRPSSLGHISSIFPCLCYRHNQLLNRDAASSRTHHHFHHHHCPIGACLPRPQSGPPHSQQLAAAPFSCLASLQRQLQEERGRPLASVTAHPCMHCTASFSRPSQLLQHQLAEHANKPCGFLCLQCGRTFNSHSNLRIHLNVHTGARPYSCAECGKGFSQSGALKIHRRIHTGERPYTCGFCGRAFPHLAGFRAHQRTHTGEKPYRCSQCGKCFTQSGALKIHTRIHTGEKPFVCTICGKAFSNRSGIRFHNTTVHGLPPEQSGPEGARGRPPASLHAPATPDGNALSGFTLLVASKPQSDGENPDRNREGLVYACEDCGLRFKDAPSRNRHQSQVHYFAEEGVAKEGSINEGITRDNGEEIRVTIV; via the exons ATGGACAAGGGCAAGAGCAGCGACATT CCTGATCACAGCTCCTGGATGGACGTGCATCCTTTCATCTCCTCCAGCACCAAGGAGCAGCTGGACGTGTGGAGCATGTTAGGAGTGGAAGCGCTCGCTCAGCAGCCCGTGCAGGACAGGACGGAAGCCGCACAGAGGAAATGTAAGGCCAGGGACG ATGTGCGCCACGTCTGCACCTGCCCGGGCTGCCCTCTCTCTTTAAAGGCCACACAAGGAGTCACGTGCGCCTCCAAAGACAGCGTCAGTCCGATGACGTCACCGGATGGCTCCAGCGAAGCGAGCAGCACGAGCGCGTCAGACTCTCCCCCGTCCAGGCCGTCCTCCTTGGGCCACATCTCCTCCATCTTCCCCTGCCTGTGTTACCGCCACAACCAGCTGCTGAACAGAGACGCCGCCTCGTCTCGCACTCATCATCACTTCCACCACCACCACTGTCCCATCGGCGCCTGTCTGCCCCGCCCCCAGTCGGGACCGCCACATTCCCAGCAGCTCGCCGCCGCTCCCTTCTCCTGCCTGGCGTCTTTGCAACGGCAGCTTCAGGAGGAGCGAGGCCGACCCCTGGCGAGCGTCACGGCGCATCCCTGCATGCATTGCACCGCGTCCTTCTCCAGGCCCTCCCAGTTGCTCCAGCACCAGCTCGCCGAGCACGCCAACAAGCCCTGCGGGTTTCTGTGCCTGCAGTGCGGGAGGACCTTCAACTCGCACAGCAACCTGCGCATCCACCTTAACGTGCACACCGGCGCTCGGCCCTACAGCTGCGCCGAATGCGGCAAAGGGTTCAGCCAGTCGGGCGCGCTCAAGATCCACAGGCGCATTCACACGGGGGAGAGACCTTACACCTGCGGCTTCTGCGGCAGGGCCTTCCCACACTTGGCCGGGTTCCGAGCCCACCAGCGGACTCACACGGGGGAGAAACCTTACCGCTGTAGTCAGTGTGGTAAGTGTTTCACCCAATCAGGAGCGCTGAAGATTCACACTCGCATCCACACAGGAGAGAAACCCTTTGTCTGTACCATCTGTGGAAAAGCCTTCTCCAATCGCTCTGGCATCCGCTTCCACAACACCACAGTCCACGGTCTCCCTCCGGAACAGTCGGGACCGGAAGGGGCGAGAGGACGCCCACCTGCGAGTCTGCACGCACCCGCCACACCCGACGGCAACGCTCTGTCCGGCTTCACCCTGCTCGTCGCCAGCAAGCCGCAGTCCGACGGCGAGAACCCGGACAGGAACCGAGAGGGGCTGGTGTACGCCTGCGAGGACTGTGGGCTGCGTTTTAAGGACGCTCCCTCCAGGAACCGACACCAGAGTCAGGTCCACTACTTCGCTGAGGAGGGCGTGGCGAAAGAAGGAAGCATAAATGAGGGAATCACACGCGACAATGGAGAAGAAATCCGAGTCACTATTGTTTAA
- the si:ch211-79k12.2 gene encoding zinc finger protein 77 isoform X3 — protein MLGVEALAQQPVQDRTEAAQRKCKARDDVRHVCTCPGCPLSLKATQGVTCASKDSVSPMTSPDGSSEASSTSASDSPPSRPSSLGHISSIFPCLCYRHNQLLNRDAASSRTHHHFHHHHCPIGACLPRPQSGPPHSQQLAAAPFSCLASLQRQLQEERGRPLASVTAHPCMHCTASFSRPSQLLQHQLAEHANKPCGFLCLQCGRTFNSHSNLRIHLNVHTGARPYSCAECGKGFSQSGALKIHRRIHTGERPYTCGFCGRAFPHLAGFRAHQRTHTGEKPYRCSQCGKCFTQSGALKIHTRIHTGEKPFVCTICGKAFSNRSGIRFHNTTVHGLPPEQSGPEGARGRPPASLHAPATPDGNALSGFTLLVASKPQSDGENPDRNREGLVYACEDCGLRFKDAPSRNRHQSQVHYFAEEGVAKEGSINEGITRDNGEEIRVTIV, from the exons ATGTTAGGAGTGGAAGCGCTCGCTCAGCAGCCCGTGCAGGACAGGACGGAAGCCGCACAGAGGAAATGTAAGGCCAGGGACG ATGTGCGCCACGTCTGCACCTGCCCGGGCTGCCCTCTCTCTTTAAAGGCCACACAAGGAGTCACGTGCGCCTCCAAAGACAGCGTCAGTCCGATGACGTCACCGGATGGCTCCAGCGAAGCGAGCAGCACGAGCGCGTCAGACTCTCCCCCGTCCAGGCCGTCCTCCTTGGGCCACATCTCCTCCATCTTCCCCTGCCTGTGTTACCGCCACAACCAGCTGCTGAACAGAGACGCCGCCTCGTCTCGCACTCATCATCACTTCCACCACCACCACTGTCCCATCGGCGCCTGTCTGCCCCGCCCCCAGTCGGGACCGCCACATTCCCAGCAGCTCGCCGCCGCTCCCTTCTCCTGCCTGGCGTCTTTGCAACGGCAGCTTCAGGAGGAGCGAGGCCGACCCCTGGCGAGCGTCACGGCGCATCCCTGCATGCATTGCACCGCGTCCTTCTCCAGGCCCTCCCAGTTGCTCCAGCACCAGCTCGCCGAGCACGCCAACAAGCCCTGCGGGTTTCTGTGCCTGCAGTGCGGGAGGACCTTCAACTCGCACAGCAACCTGCGCATCCACCTTAACGTGCACACCGGCGCTCGGCCCTACAGCTGCGCCGAATGCGGCAAAGGGTTCAGCCAGTCGGGCGCGCTCAAGATCCACAGGCGCATTCACACGGGGGAGAGACCTTACACCTGCGGCTTCTGCGGCAGGGCCTTCCCACACTTGGCCGGGTTCCGAGCCCACCAGCGGACTCACACGGGGGAGAAACCTTACCGCTGTAGTCAGTGTGGTAAGTGTTTCACCCAATCAGGAGCGCTGAAGATTCACACTCGCATCCACACAGGAGAGAAACCCTTTGTCTGTACCATCTGTGGAAAAGCCTTCTCCAATCGCTCTGGCATCCGCTTCCACAACACCACAGTCCACGGTCTCCCTCCGGAACAGTCGGGACCGGAAGGGGCGAGAGGACGCCCACCTGCGAGTCTGCACGCACCCGCCACACCCGACGGCAACGCTCTGTCCGGCTTCACCCTGCTCGTCGCCAGCAAGCCGCAGTCCGACGGCGAGAACCCGGACAGGAACCGAGAGGGGCTGGTGTACGCCTGCGAGGACTGTGGGCTGCGTTTTAAGGACGCTCCCTCCAGGAACCGACACCAGAGTCAGGTCCACTACTTCGCTGAGGAGGGCGTGGCGAAAGAAGGAAGCATAAATGAGGGAATCACACGCGACAATGGAGAAGAAATCCGAGTCACTATTGTTTAA
- the si:dkey-34d22.1 gene encoding discoidin, CUB and LCCL domain-containing protein 1 isoform X3, with the protein MNMTLPSNEVTITFKTMSHRSGRGFLLTYATDLYPDIISCLQRGSHFSSLQLSVYCPAGCKNVAGDVWGGPDHGYRDTSVLCKSAVHAGATSDSLGGRVSVSRGRSLTLYESTFSNGILSKTGSLSEKKLVFSQAECKNILAVYGLNASSFWEKDSQEHTMFWSIRNLDPRQEVLFWAAGKSDAQPWVELGLTDKSTITGVITTGTSENHIESYILFYSKDRKNWKVYKDVVSREKMVFQAYADGHTRVLNSLFPPTVARFIRLQPQSWFGRASAQIQILGCPVKITPKSHSPEVSPPSKEKAVTPNTPPTFTQGPVLVETRPKSSQAVIIAVGVVLGLIMCVSCLLAGVWWVRRKKSSQMKNCVPTSCQSFQVKSLACSSSALISYPLERNIHDRLPSPPLHDYDQPVKMGSTFRPPSDEGYTVPFTFNHYDSPVNLPEYAEPLPPEPEYATPFSEQDSNTRGRVMLESTGSTGTYDCPAHRMLHNGYCTPASHANGPRPASVSIYAEPKSCDSLLHQKPL; encoded by the exons ATGAATATGACACTTCCGAGCAACGAAGTAACAATAACCTTCAAGACGATGTCTCATCGGTCTGGACGAGGGTTCCTACTGACTTATGCCACAGACCTATATCCAG ATATCATCTCTTGTTTACAACGGGGGTCTCATTTTAGCTCACTACAGTTGAG TGTTTACTGTCCAGCCGGGTGTAAGAATGTGGCGGGTGACGTTTGGGGAGGTCCTGATCACGGATATAGAGAT ACGTCAGTCCTGTGTAAGTCTGCTGTGCACGCTGGAGCTACATCCGATAGTCTTGGAGGTCGTGTGAGTGTGAGCCGTGGTAGGAGCCTCACTCTCTACGAATCGACCTTTTCCAATGGAATCCTCTCCAAAAC GGGGTCGTTATCAGAGAAGAAGCTGGTGTTCAGCCAAG CAGAATGTAAAAACATCCTGGCGGTGTACGGTCTAAACGCCTCATCTTTTTGGGAGAAAGACAGCCAAGAACACACAATGTTCTGGTCTATTAGAAACTTGGATCCCAGACAAGAGGTGCTGTTCTGGGCTGCAGGCAAGAGTGACGCTCAACCCTGGGTGGAGCTGGGGCTTACTGATAAAAGTACAATCACAG GAGTAATCACAACTGGAACTAGTGAGAACCACATAGAATCCTACATCCTCTTTTACAGCAAAGACAGAAAGAACTGGAAGGTTTACAAAGATGTTGTCAGCAGAGAAAAAATG GTGTTTCAGGCCTATGCTGACGGCCACACCAGGGTACTCAACAGCCTATTTCCTCCCACCGTGGCTCGCTTTATTCGGTTGCAGCCACAAAGCTGGTTTGGCCGGGCCTCAGCTCAGATCCAGATCCTGGGCTGCCCTGTCAAGATCACACCTAAGTCTCACTCGCCTGAAG TATCACCTCCCAGCAAAGAAAAAGCGGTGACGCCAAACACGCCTCCCACTTTCACCCAGGGGCCAGTTTTAGTGGAGACAAGACCGA AGTCCAGTCAAGCAGTCATCATCGCAGTGGGAGTGGTCCTGGGACTGATCATGTGCGTCAGTTGTTTATTGGCAGGAGTCTGGTGGGTCAGAAG GAAAAAGTCGTCCCAAATGAAGAATTGCGTACCAACAA GTTGTCAGAGTTTCCAGGTTAAAAGTCTCGCCTGCTCTTCATCAGCGCTCATCTCCTACCCTCTAGAAAGAAATATCCATGACCGGCTACCAAGCCCTCCTCTCCATG aCTATGACCAGCCAGTAAAGATGGGCTCTACATTCCGCCCACCCTCAGACGAGGGCTACACTGTCCCCTTCACGTTCAACCATTACGACTCTCCCGTCAACCTTCCAGAGTACGCCGAGCCGCTGCCCCCGGAGCCCGAATATGCGACACCATTCAGTGAGCAGGACAGCAACACACGAGGGCGCGTCATGTTGGAATCGACCGGCAGCACGGGCACGTACGACTGCCCCGCCCACAGGATGCTCCACAACGGCTACTGCACACCCGCCTCTCATGCAAATGGGCCACGCCCTGCAAGTGTCAGCATATACGCTGagcccaagtcatgtgactccttACTGCACCAGAAGCCTTTGTGA